One Simonsiella muelleri ATCC 29453 DNA window includes the following coding sequences:
- a CDS encoding SlyX family protein: MNELDNRITELEIRIAFQDELLTDLNDTIAKMRETLDLQQAQLRLLYNKLQQNQSDDSNKPYSLAEEVPPHY; encoded by the coding sequence ATGAATGAATTAGATAATCGCATCACAGAATTGGAAATTCGCATTGCTTTTCAAGATGAATTGTTGACAGATTTAAATGACACCATCGCCAAAATGCGCGAAACATTGGATTTGCAACAAGCCCAATTACGCTTGCTTTATAATAAATTGCAACAAAACCAATCTGATGACTCTAACAAACCGTACAGTTTGGCAGAGGAAGTACCACCTCATTATTAA
- a CDS encoding Na+/H+ antiporter family protein — protein MNAVITGVLVMLVLSVFRINVVLSLIIGAFAGGLAAGLPVADYTPDGATEATKGIMTYFQTGLEKGASTALSYAVLGAFATAIMHSGLPQQLTGVIVRKMQNDSVSSLRKIKWILLAGLLAMGIMSQNVIPIHIAFIPMVVPPLLLVFNKLAIDRRLLTCIMTFGLVTTYMFLPYGFGEIFLKKIMLGNIQQAGMDVSGVNVMAAMAIPALGMVSGLALAFWHYRKPRVYENRNIDVANQNAAALQPEISSYRSGVAVLAILMCFATQLFYGNALLLGAMLGFVVFMIMGVVRRKDADNVFNSGIRMMAMVGMIMIAAQGFAEVMKATGAIQPLVDGSLKLLGGSKAMAAFAMLLVGLLVTMGIGSSFSTLPIVAAIYVPMCVQLGFSPLATIAIIGTAGALGDAGSPASDSTLGPTMGLNVDGQHDHMRDSVIPTFLHYNVPLFIFGWIAAMVL, from the coding sequence ATGAATGCTGTGATTACGGGTGTTTTGGTCATGTTGGTGCTGTCGGTGTTTCGCATCAATGTGGTGTTGAGTTTGATTATTGGCGCGTTTGCTGGTGGTTTGGCAGCGGGTTTGCCTGTGGCGGATTACACACCAGATGGTGCAACCGAAGCCACCAAAGGCATCATGACTTATTTCCAAACAGGTTTGGAAAAAGGCGCATCAACGGCGTTGTCTTATGCGGTATTGGGTGCATTTGCGACTGCGATTATGCACTCGGGTTTGCCACAGCAACTTACTGGCGTGATTGTGCGCAAAATGCAAAATGACAGCGTCAGTAGTTTGCGTAAAATCAAATGGATTCTATTGGCTGGTTTATTGGCGATGGGGATTATGAGTCAAAACGTGATTCCAATTCACATTGCTTTTATTCCGATGGTTGTGCCGCCCTTGTTGCTGGTGTTTAACAAATTAGCAATTGACCGCCGTTTGTTGACTTGCATCATGACGTTTGGTTTGGTAACAACGTATATGTTTTTGCCGTATGGATTTGGTGAAATTTTCTTGAAAAAGATTATGTTAGGCAATATTCAACAAGCTGGCATGGATGTCAGTGGTGTGAATGTGATGGCAGCGATGGCGATTCCTGCATTGGGAATGGTGTCGGGTTTAGCTTTGGCATTTTGGCATTACCGCAAACCACGCGTTTATGAGAATAGAAATATTGACGTTGCCAATCAAAATGCAGCAGCCTTACAACCTGAAATTTCATCGTATCGCAGTGGCGTAGCGGTGTTGGCGATTTTGATGTGTTTTGCGACTCAATTGTTCTATGGCAACGCATTATTGCTGGGGGCAATGTTGGGGTTTGTGGTGTTTATGATAATGGGCGTGGTGCGCCGAAAAGACGCTGACAATGTGTTCAATTCAGGGATTCGCATGATGGCAATGGTGGGCATGATTATGATTGCCGCGCAAGGATTTGCGGAAGTGATGAAAGCCACTGGTGCGATTCAACCGTTGGTTGATGGCAGCTTAAAATTATTGGGTGGCAGCAAAGCAATGGCAGCATTTGCGATGTTGTTGGTGGGCTTGTTGGTAACAATGGGCATTGGCAGCTCATTCTCTACATTGCCGATTGTTGCCGCCATTTATGTACCGATGTGCGTACAATTGGGTTTTTCACCATTGGCGACCATAGCAATCATTGGAACAGCTGGCGCATTGGGAGATGCGGGTTCGCCTGCATCGGATTCTACGCTTGGTCCAACAATGGGACTAAACGTGGACGGACAACATGACCATATGCGAGACAGCGTGATTCCAACTTTTTTACACTATAATGTGCCGCTCTTTATATTTGGTTGGATTGCAGCGATGGTATTGTAG